One genomic segment of Peribacillus sp. FSL H8-0477 includes these proteins:
- a CDS encoding ATP-binding protein, with translation MKNNTDYYKLEQLKKENQMLQELLTDLPVSFTFQHKDGYTINKVDGHPLSIGASNEIEYSKLNIMPEIIPFKEIELFVAPILNLIPYHIVFLDSDGIMTFCNDQAAIDHGEAKGSMVGRHIRDLIKIPDEKIIILESLRTNQEVIDREVLDRNYYKVNTKLIHNSDGSINRVIGVFYYLKSIKEAEKQAVAGRIAAGIAHEIRNPLTTVRGYLQLLQSKVDPKVSNLFSELLIPEIDRANKIITDFLAIAKPAQTNMEWMNAGYFFNDYLITFLQTQATLYNVDLQLEINQNIDDLFFMGDREELLQVFMNLMQNSIQAVNNEKLKITIQAQGEENYLQFIFADNGTGISPEVFANIFEPFFSTKDYGTGLGLSVSKKIIENHSGLLTARSNQHGTSFYIELPIR, from the coding sequence ATGAAAAATAACACGGACTATTATAAGTTGGAACAATTAAAAAAAGAAAATCAGATGCTGCAGGAGTTACTAACTGACCTCCCAGTGAGTTTTACGTTCCAGCATAAAGATGGATATACGATTAATAAAGTTGATGGTCACCCCTTGAGCATCGGAGCTAGTAATGAAATTGAATACAGTAAGCTCAATATTATGCCTGAGATTATCCCTTTTAAGGAAATCGAATTATTCGTAGCCCCGATTTTAAATTTAATTCCGTATCATATCGTTTTTCTGGATAGTGACGGGATTATGACTTTCTGTAATGATCAGGCGGCTATTGATCATGGTGAAGCAAAAGGCAGCATGGTTGGGCGGCACATTAGAGATTTAATCAAAATTCCTGATGAGAAAATCATTATTCTTGAATCACTGCGCACGAATCAGGAAGTTATCGATAGAGAAGTTCTCGATCGAAATTATTATAAAGTAAATACCAAACTCATTCACAATTCTGATGGTTCCATTAACCGGGTCATAGGTGTGTTTTATTACCTGAAATCAATTAAGGAAGCTGAAAAACAAGCGGTAGCCGGGAGAATTGCAGCCGGAATTGCCCATGAAATCCGTAATCCGCTCACCACAGTTAGAGGGTATTTACAATTGCTCCAAAGCAAGGTCGATCCAAAGGTTTCCAATTTATTTTCCGAGTTATTAATTCCTGAAATCGATCGTGCTAATAAGATTATCACAGACTTTTTGGCGATTGCTAAGCCCGCGCAGACAAATATGGAATGGATGAATGCCGGTTATTTTTTTAACGATTACTTAATCACCTTTCTTCAGACACAGGCCACGCTTTATAACGTCGACTTACAGTTGGAAATTAATCAAAACATTGATGATTTGTTCTTTATGGGTGATCGTGAAGAACTCTTACAGGTGTTCATGAACCTTATGCAAAACTCAATCCAAGCAGTAAATAATGAGAAATTAAAGATCACGATTCAGGCTCAAGGAGAAGAAAATTATCTACAGTTTATTTTTGCCGATAATGGAACAGGAATTAGTCCAGAGGTTTTCGCAAACATTTTCGAACCGTTTTTCTCCACTAAAGACTACGGTACTGGGCTTGGATTATCCGTTTCAAAGAAAATTATTGAAAACCACTCTGGTTTGCTGACTGCAAGAAGTAATCAACATGGCACCTCTTTTTACATCGAACTGCCTATTAGATAA
- a CDS encoding DUF3900 domain-containing protein, with product MDFTIQYLSFYVVTVDGKGEQADKRYKHFQTLDHEEYENSPLKGFLDGELMKISKRKVDRHPKAEQVPTKVGHFIVEEGHELDSNPNYNLFNRVRNADTKDMFYQENEQFVISYLDTSAVRGGVFLVASAKLSSYLDENFIFLLKCDFEPKVASISDEQTLIRNVEMAITTKNMKSIQYPFMPEEGIVESGEIKIHQSSHARYFEDFLKFVEYGESMPEIVKNQVMEMVYEQINTIYPEQTEERQKLDQAMEVWAASEKREIQEHFSHTEIVEAAAQIIEHTPEIPLKLKLDHIAVNGLLADFGDAVHIAKLNGKYVTIIESDTVSFEKSVSPIEFLKPDELEDVLEKIRKKGNVE from the coding sequence ATGGATTTTACTATACAATACCTGTCCTTTTACGTCGTTACAGTAGATGGTAAGGGAGAACAAGCGGATAAACGCTACAAGCATTTTCAAACCCTTGATCATGAAGAATATGAAAATAGTCCGTTAAAAGGTTTCCTAGATGGAGAGCTGATGAAAATCAGCAAACGCAAAGTCGATCGTCACCCAAAAGCAGAACAGGTACCAACCAAAGTCGGTCACTTTATTGTTGAAGAAGGACATGAACTGGATTCAAACCCTAACTATAATTTATTTAACCGCGTCCGCAATGCAGATACAAAAGATATGTTTTATCAAGAAAATGAACAATTTGTCATTTCCTATCTTGATACAAGTGCTGTTCGAGGCGGAGTCTTTCTCGTTGCCTCCGCAAAGCTAAGCAGCTATCTAGATGAAAACTTTATCTTCCTATTAAAATGTGATTTTGAACCGAAAGTTGCCTCTATTTCTGATGAACAGACTTTAATTCGCAATGTCGAAATGGCGATTACAACCAAAAATATGAAATCCATTCAGTACCCTTTCATGCCGGAAGAGGGAATTGTAGAGTCTGGAGAAATTAAGATCCACCAATCATCTCATGCTCGTTATTTTGAGGACTTCTTAAAGTTTGTTGAATATGGGGAATCTATGCCTGAGATCGTCAAAAATCAGGTCATGGAAATGGTATACGAACAAATCAATACCATTTACCCAGAGCAAACCGAGGAACGCCAAAAACTCGATCAAGCCATGGAGGTTTGGGCAGCCAGTGAAAAGAGAGAGATTCAAGAACACTTCTCCCACACAGAAATTGTTGAAGCGGCTGCTCAAATCATTGAACACACACCAGAAATTCCATTAAAATTAAAACTGGACCATATTGCGGTGAACGGACTTCTCGCCGACTTTGGCGACGCCGTACACATTGCCAAACTAAATGGAAAATATGTAACCATCATTGAATCTGACACTGTTTCTTTCGAAAAAAGCGTCTCGCCCATTGAGTTTCTAAAGCCTGATGAGCTTGAGGATGTATTGGAGAAGATACGAAAAAAAGGTAATGTGGAATAA
- a CDS encoding alanine/ornithine racemase family PLP-dependent enzyme translates to MNHSIAPRIEINTVKIGHNVEALLNLYGSKGIDIIGVTKGVCGSPEIAKVFVDKGIHLLGDSNIKNLKKMREANIKAEFVLLRTPALSEIDSVIKYADISLNTELAIIKSLSAEAKKENVVHKIILMIEMGDLREGIMSENLDEFIAEVLKLPHINLIGIGANFACFGGVKPTNDKMKELSSLSQEIEKKFSLSLTYISGGNSANYSWFKTTENIGHINNLRVGESILLGKETLHRMNIPGLFTDAFTFISEVIESKIKPSVPYGEIAQNTLGQTPHFEDRGKIRRAILGVGFQDVQVSGLRPKVDVEIIGSSSDHTVVDAKKIDLQVGDEVPFSLNYSALLSVMSSPNVSKQYIHSL, encoded by the coding sequence TTGAATCATTCTATTGCACCAAGGATTGAAATCAACACAGTTAAAATTGGCCATAATGTAGAAGCTCTTCTCAATCTGTATGGATCTAAAGGGATTGACATCATTGGCGTGACCAAAGGTGTCTGTGGATCCCCGGAAATTGCAAAGGTCTTCGTCGATAAGGGCATCCATCTTCTTGGAGACTCCAATATAAAAAATCTAAAGAAAATGCGTGAAGCGAATATAAAAGCAGAATTCGTTTTATTAAGAACACCAGCGTTAAGTGAAATCGATTCTGTCATTAAATATGCAGATATTAGCCTTAATACTGAGCTGGCTATTATAAAAAGCCTTTCCGCTGAAGCCAAGAAGGAAAACGTTGTTCATAAAATTATTCTCATGATAGAAATGGGTGATTTGAGAGAAGGGATTATGTCCGAAAATCTTGATGAATTCATAGCTGAAGTTCTGAAACTACCCCATATTAATCTGATAGGAATTGGGGCAAACTTTGCTTGCTTTGGAGGGGTGAAACCCACAAATGATAAAATGAAGGAATTATCATCATTAAGTCAAGAAATTGAAAAAAAGTTTTCTCTATCACTCACTTATATTTCTGGAGGAAACTCTGCTAATTATAGTTGGTTTAAGACGACTGAAAATATCGGACATATTAATAACTTGCGAGTTGGAGAGTCTATTTTATTAGGAAAAGAAACGCTACACCGAATGAACATCCCCGGATTATTTACAGATGCCTTTACCTTTATTTCAGAAGTGATAGAATCAAAAATCAAACCTTCTGTTCCTTATGGAGAAATTGCCCAAAACACATTAGGACAAACACCGCACTTTGAAGACAGAGGAAAAATTAGAAGAGCGATTCTTGGAGTAGGATTTCAAGATGTACAAGTGTCTGGACTAAGGCCTAAGGTAGATGTAGAGATTATTGGTTCAAGTAGTGATCATACGGTTGTAGATGCGAAGAAGATAGATTTACAAGTAGGAGATGAGGTTCCGTTCTCACTCAATTATTCGGCACTTCTGTCAGTCATGAGCTCACCTAATGTTTCTAAACAATATATTCATAGCCTATGA
- a CDS encoding TerD family protein, with amino-acid sequence MNQLLQMGANTVLSSSKGNVTVSYEISNSIDISLTAFLLTDSDKVQGDSGIIFYNQPKSASGVATLISPENVGNTKVHKMNFDMSKVPAGITKVAITLTEDNSTGFSNVKNLKAEIYTNNTIIKLTPSGFTNENGIVVLELYLRNGQTKAKSIWRGFDSGLSGLCENYGVEVESEEKNMSSDPKTIQKQTPKEPDKNLAVTENKNRQNTLAAISLEKVKGNISLVKGQKAVIIEKTPVITATVSWKTGTDYDIYALVYTKNGKQVDVAMFGAKGTPPLRSYGNGAVEHQGDIRRNNQPTKTEEIKLRLNNDILAVVPVVYSAQSNGTGSFYRYKVSMSIDNHNGTSVTIVAKNANNNDRIYSCVPGILHNTQDGVIINPLEYYSAPNSESRPKLIMGSSNMVEVLMDKGPINDYK; translated from the coding sequence ATGAATCAATTACTTCAGATGGGAGCAAATACAGTTTTAAGTTCTTCAAAAGGTAATGTTACTGTTAGCTACGAAATTTCTAATTCAATAGATATTTCTTTAACAGCTTTCCTTTTAACTGATTCTGACAAGGTACAAGGAGATAGTGGAATTATTTTTTATAATCAACCAAAGAGCGCTTCTGGTGTAGCTACCCTTATATCACCTGAGAACGTAGGTAATACAAAAGTACATAAAATGAATTTTGACATGAGTAAAGTCCCTGCGGGTATTACTAAAGTAGCGATAACTCTTACAGAGGATAATAGCACGGGATTTTCTAATGTAAAGAATTTAAAGGCCGAGATATATACCAATAATACTATTATTAAATTAACTCCATCTGGATTCACAAATGAGAATGGAATTGTAGTATTAGAACTATATCTAAGGAATGGTCAGACAAAGGCAAAGTCAATCTGGCGCGGATTTGATTCTGGACTTTCGGGGTTATGTGAAAATTACGGAGTTGAGGTTGAGTCTGAGGAGAAAAACATGTCTTCTGATCCCAAAACTATTCAAAAACAAACCCCAAAAGAACCTGATAAGAATCTAGCTGTTACTGAAAATAAAAATAGACAAAACACGTTGGCAGCAATAAGCCTTGAAAAAGTAAAGGGTAACATAAGTCTCGTCAAAGGCCAAAAGGCAGTTATCATTGAAAAGACACCAGTAATCACTGCAACGGTATCTTGGAAGACTGGAACAGATTATGATATATATGCCTTAGTCTATACAAAGAATGGTAAGCAGGTAGATGTAGCTATGTTTGGGGCAAAAGGGACACCTCCCCTCAGGAGTTATGGAAATGGAGCAGTGGAACATCAGGGGGATATTAGGAGAAATAATCAACCAACTAAGACGGAAGAAATTAAATTAAGATTAAATAATGATATCCTCGCAGTTGTTCCTGTGGTGTATTCTGCTCAGTCAAATGGAACAGGCTCATTCTACAGATACAAAGTATCCATGAGTATAGATAATCACAATGGAACATCCGTTACGATAGTCGCTAAGAATGCAAATAATAATGATAGAATTTATTCCTGCGTACCCGGGATTCTTCATAATACCCAGGATGGAGTTATTATAAATCCATTGGAGTATTATAGCGCACCGAACTCAGAGAGTAGACCTAAACTTATAATGGGGTCTTCAAATATGGTAGAAGTTTTAATGGATAAAGGACCAATAAATGATTACAAGTAA
- a CDS encoding DUF1611 domain-containing protein, protein MKKTALIYCENHFGTMDGKTANGLIRSSGKYQIVGVIDRSKAGMDTGEVLEGVKNGIPFFSTLEDAVGSLTSIPNQFIYGMAPSEGFLKENERNIVLKAMEYGMNVVNPLHEFFTADEEFINASIKYGVEIVDVRKPPLKKDMHLFSGRILAIDTPVVAVLGTDSAVGKRTTSVILEAALLKMGLKVAFVATGQTGLIQGAKYGVAIDAIPSQFMTGEIENEVMKAYTNDQPDIILVEGQGALSHPAYISSCGIIRGSRPGAVIIQHPPKRENLGDFSFMKMPTIKSEIELIENFSSAKVIAITINHENMSDQEITDVIVEYEDQLNLPTTDVLKYGCDKLIASIFETFPLLKNKTKKQLVT, encoded by the coding sequence ATGAAAAAAACGGCGCTTATTTATTGTGAAAATCATTTTGGAACAATGGATGGAAAAACGGCAAACGGATTGATAAGAAGTTCAGGTAAATACCAAATTGTTGGTGTAATTGATCGTTCAAAGGCTGGAATGGATACAGGTGAAGTCCTTGAGGGAGTGAAAAATGGAATTCCATTTTTTTCAACACTTGAGGATGCTGTAGGAAGCTTGACTAGTATACCGAATCAATTCATCTATGGTATGGCTCCATCTGAAGGATTTTTAAAAGAAAATGAAAGAAATATTGTATTGAAGGCAATGGAGTATGGGATGAATGTCGTAAACCCTCTTCATGAATTTTTTACAGCAGATGAAGAATTTATAAATGCCTCTATAAAGTATGGCGTTGAAATAGTCGATGTTAGAAAGCCGCCGTTGAAAAAAGATATGCATCTTTTTTCAGGAAGAATTTTAGCCATTGATACTCCGGTTGTGGCAGTGCTCGGAACGGACAGTGCAGTTGGGAAAAGAACGACATCTGTGATCCTTGAAGCTGCACTCCTGAAAATGGGATTAAAGGTTGCTTTTGTAGCAACAGGACAGACCGGACTCATCCAAGGTGCAAAATATGGTGTGGCCATCGACGCAATACCTTCGCAATTTATGACAGGTGAAATTGAAAATGAAGTTATGAAAGCGTATACGAATGACCAACCTGACATTATTCTGGTTGAAGGACAAGGAGCACTAAGTCATCCGGCTTATATAAGTTCTTGTGGGATTATCAGGGGATCAAGACCAGGAGCCGTAATCATTCAGCATCCACCAAAGCGAGAAAACTTAGGTGACTTTAGCTTTATGAAAATGCCAACCATTAAAAGCGAGATTGAGCTGATTGAAAATTTTTCAAGCGCAAAAGTCATAGCTATTACGATCAACCATGAAAATATGTCAGATCAAGAAATTACGGATGTGATTGTTGAATATGAAGATCAACTTAATCTTCCAACGACGGATGTCCTCAAATATGGATGTGATAAACTGATAGCCAGCATCTTTGAGACCTTTCCATTATTAAAAAATAAAACAAAGAAACAACTAGTCACTTGA
- a CDS encoding Ig-like domain-containing protein: MKKAAFIVLTLFLLSFSFQGYAEATDEQILNKRSQIQETISKAPSVKLALVNQSKFKQSLNGDDVRYEKEPNDSFDTANNHNIKYYLAGTLDYNDIDLFRVKIPKDGNYVLAGASAEDSLLDLGFGLINPKTEEFIEPFGYDEDGKARALGYTLEAGTYYLAALDLVNAGFGEAYILKLSSMNDLDTKAPARPKVNKIDDNDTRVTGTAEANSYIWIQAGEEWISTEGKTNSRGKFSVKIPRQKAGTFIAVCAFDQTGNQSKFTEQWVIDKTAPKTLTVTKITAKTTNVRGKTEAKARVQIKLGTKILGKTTADKKGNYKVKIAKQIKGKKLTIQASDKANNTKKISVTVK; encoded by the coding sequence TTGAAAAAAGCCGCTTTTATAGTATTGACACTATTCTTATTATCATTTTCGTTTCAAGGGTATGCAGAGGCAACAGATGAACAAATCCTAAATAAAAGAAGTCAAATTCAGGAGACAATAAGTAAGGCTCCATCCGTCAAGTTAGCATTAGTAAATCAATCTAAGTTTAAACAATCCTTGAACGGCGATGATGTCCGTTATGAAAAAGAACCGAATGACAGCTTTGATACGGCTAATAATCATAATATAAAGTATTATCTTGCCGGCACATTAGATTATAACGATATTGATCTATTTAGAGTGAAAATACCCAAAGATGGAAACTATGTTTTGGCAGGAGCAAGTGCAGAAGATAGCCTGCTCGATTTGGGGTTTGGTTTGATCAATCCCAAAACAGAAGAGTTTATTGAACCTTTTGGGTACGATGAAGACGGAAAGGCGAGAGCACTAGGCTATACACTAGAAGCGGGGACATATTATCTAGCAGCACTGGATTTAGTAAATGCGGGATTCGGAGAAGCATACATCCTCAAATTATCAAGTATGAATGATTTAGATACAAAAGCTCCAGCAAGACCAAAAGTCAATAAGATAGATGACAATGATACAAGGGTTACTGGAACAGCTGAAGCTAATTCTTATATTTGGATACAAGCAGGCGAAGAGTGGATTAGTACAGAAGGTAAAACCAATTCACGTGGTAAGTTTTCTGTTAAAATACCTCGACAAAAAGCAGGGACGTTTATTGCTGTTTGTGCCTTTGATCAGACTGGGAATCAAAGTAAGTTCACTGAACAGTGGGTCATTGATAAAACAGCACCAAAGACATTAACCGTTACTAAAATCACTGCTAAAACGACGAATGTAAGAGGGAAGACAGAAGCAAAAGCTCGTGTGCAAATTAAATTAGGAACAAAAATCCTCGGGAAAACAACGGCTGATAAAAAAGGCAACTATAAGGTGAAAATTGCTAAACAGATAAAAGGAAAAAAACTAACGATCCAAGCAAGTGATAAAGCAAATAATACGAAAAAGATATCTGTTACTGTAAAATAA
- a CDS encoding globin-coupled sensor protein, whose translation MRNLLTRPKLEQRNYDQYEKDVYIDVDGHQDVSQQIHMIHLTTKDLCMIRSLQPVIEDHLQDMVTNFYKNLSNRAALMDIINQQSSVDRLKKTLIKHIYEMFSGKINHDYIKQRTIIAHVHVRIGLEPTWYMCAFQDLLLSVNTIITPNMQTIKEYSEVMAAITKIFNLEQQIVLEAYEQENKRIRQGIEDKQLNLKVNVNSSAQELAAISEETSSSSIEINHKLTDIRSLTSTGLDIAIETERKSKEGAARLKQVEQIMNQSQLHMQKISADMSNLTETSKQINSIVTVVTSIAEQTNLLALNAAIEAARAGENGRGFAVVADEVRKLAESTKKSVSEVSTLIKAIQTYTETIHESILSVNGDIKHGTEESIETNLFFAQILDSMFQMKDQNVRIADEMVDLTSIFEGINQAFEQVATSSDQLTQLTSSL comes from the coding sequence ATGAGAAATTTACTAACTAGACCTAAGTTAGAGCAAAGAAACTATGATCAATATGAAAAGGATGTTTATATTGATGTCGATGGTCATCAGGATGTTAGTCAGCAAATCCACATGATTCATCTAACTACAAAGGATTTATGTATGATTCGTTCTCTACAGCCTGTTATTGAAGACCATCTACAAGACATGGTGACAAATTTTTATAAAAACCTTTCGAATCGAGCGGCATTAATGGATATTATTAACCAACAGAGTAGTGTCGATCGTTTAAAGAAAACACTCATTAAGCATATTTATGAAATGTTTTCAGGAAAGATTAATCATGATTATATCAAACAGCGTACAATCATTGCCCATGTTCATGTGCGAATCGGTCTTGAGCCAACATGGTATATGTGTGCTTTTCAGGATTTACTGCTGTCTGTAAATACTATAATTACACCCAATATGCAAACAATTAAGGAATATTCGGAGGTCATGGCAGCTATTACGAAAATCTTCAACCTAGAGCAGCAGATTGTTTTAGAGGCCTACGAGCAGGAAAATAAACGGATTAGGCAAGGGATTGAAGATAAACAATTAAATCTCAAAGTAAATGTAAATAGTTCTGCACAGGAATTAGCCGCTATCAGCGAGGAGACGAGCTCATCTTCTATTGAAATTAACCATAAATTAACGGATATTCGTTCTCTAACCTCAACTGGGTTGGATATAGCTATTGAAACCGAGAGAAAATCGAAGGAAGGGGCAGCTCGGTTAAAACAGGTAGAGCAAATTATGAATCAATCACAGCTTCATATGCAGAAAATATCTGCTGATATGAGCAACTTAACGGAGACTTCGAAGCAAATTAACAGTATTGTCACCGTGGTAACCTCTATCGCAGAACAAACCAATTTACTTGCATTAAATGCAGCAATAGAAGCAGCTAGAGCAGGTGAGAATGGGCGAGGGTTTGCGGTAGTAGCTGATGAAGTTCGTAAGCTGGCTGAGTCAACTAAGAAATCCGTTTCGGAGGTATCAACCTTAATAAAAGCCATTCAAACTTATACGGAAACCATACATGAATCGATATTATCGGTAAATGGCGATATTAAGCACGGTACAGAAGAATCTATTGAAACGAACTTATTTTTCGCTCAAATACTAGATTCTATGTTTCAAATGAAAGACCAGAATGTAAGAATAGCAGATGAAATGGTTGATTTGACTTCAATTTTTGAGGGGATTAACCAGGCGTTTGAACAGGTAGCCACGTCTTCTGACCAATTGACACAACTTACTTCTTCATTATAA
- a CDS encoding metallophosphoesterase family protein: MRVIVLSDTHIPKRAKELPSELVQELKQADLIIHAGDWQTIEVLDMLRPYGPIEGVYGNVDSEHIKQQFPDKKLLEIKGFKIGVVHGHGQKQTTEKRALAAFSEESLDLLIFGHSHIPVKKQIGGMWVFNPGSPTDKRRQPSFSFGILEITDTLEINHLYFK, translated from the coding sequence ATGAGGGTGATTGTTTTATCTGACACACATATACCAAAACGTGCCAAGGAGCTTCCATCTGAATTAGTCCAAGAATTAAAGCAGGCAGATTTGATTATTCATGCAGGTGATTGGCAGACGATAGAAGTGCTGGATATGCTCAGGCCATACGGACCTATTGAAGGAGTATACGGGAATGTTGATTCCGAACATATTAAACAGCAATTCCCAGATAAGAAGTTACTCGAAATAAAAGGGTTTAAAATTGGAGTTGTTCATGGTCATGGACAAAAACAAACGACAGAAAAACGAGCCCTCGCTGCTTTTTCAGAGGAATCTTTAGATTTGCTCATATTTGGCCATTCTCATATACCAGTAAAAAAACAGATAGGCGGGATGTGGGTGTTTAATCCGGGTTCGCCTACTGATAAACGGAGACAGCCATCCTTTTCTTTTGGGATATTGGAAATCACAGATACATTAGAAATTAATCACCTATATTTTAAATAA